A stretch of DNA from Candidatus Cloacimonadota bacterium:
TCGCAGCCGGTCAACTCATTTCTCAATAAATATTTTTTGGGCACTTTTTCGCCATTTTTAGAAGAATTTGTTCTATTTTTCAAGCACTTAGCTCATTATTTTTGTGGTTTTGGATGTTTTTTGCCGAAACTTGGGTTAGAATAAATTTTTCTTTTTGCTTAAACCCCTCTACGGCTAAAGCCGCATCTCCCCTTGTCAGGGGAGAATTTCTTCGATTTAAAACTAATAGAGAAAATTCTTTTCTTTTATTTTTCTTTCAAATCTGCTTTCACTTCCCCCTGTCAAGGGGGATCAAGGGGGTTAATGTTTTCATCAACTGCTTGCGTGTTTGTCTCAAATATGAGTGTTTCATTTGGATAAATTTTTCCTCGTTCAGGAGTGAACGAGATACAAAACTTGCTGAGAAGCTGATTCGCTGAAAGAATAAAAGAAAAACCCTCTTTAATTCTCCCTTACAAAGGGAGACAATTTGGAAATGGAAGAATGTCGCTGAAAGAATTATGTTCATTGGCTGAAATGCTACTTCTTCATCGCTCTAATTCTTCGTAGTCCTTTTTCCTTGAGCTGACGAACTCGTTCCCGGGAAATATTCATCTCTGTGGAAATTTCTTTTAATGTCAGTTCATTTTCATATAGCAGTGTTAAAACTTGTTTTTCTTCTTGCGGCATATCTTGTGGCAGGTCGATTCTGGTAGTTTTTGGTGTTTCAACAGCTTTTTTATCTTGAGTTATTTCTTCGTTCAATTCACCGGAATGCAGAGAAGTTTTGGTTTCTTTTTCCAAAGCTGCTATGATGTATTTTTTTATCCAGTAGCTGGCATACGTGCTGAATTTTGTGCCTTTATCGTCCTCAAATTTATCGGCAGCTGTCAGAAGTCCGATCATGCCTTCCTGCTCCAGGTCTTCGTGAGGAACGCCGTATTTATTGTATTTAGCAGCGATGCTGCGAACCAAGGGCAGGTATTCAACTACAATTTTTTCTTTGTTCATATCAAATTATTTTCGGAATTGTAATCACAAAAGTTGTTCCCTCACCTTTCACGCTTTCCACTTCAATCTCACCTTTGTGAAGATTTATGATGTGCTTCACGATGGAAAGACCCAAACCAGTTCCACCCATGTGGCGGGAACGAGATTTATCGACCACATAAAATCTTTCGAAAAGTCGGGAAAGATGTTTTTCTTCGATACCCATTCCTGAATCGGAGATTTTTAGAATGAAATCGGATTTATCTTCCAGAACTTCTATTTTAACTTCACCTTCTTCAGTGTATTTGATAGCGTTATCTATCAGGTTGATAAGTACTTGCTCGATCTTGAAACGATCTGCCTGGAAGTAACTTTTTTCGGTTTGAACTGACGTGATGAATTTGAGTTTTTTGCTATTTATTCGATGTTCAAAAATGTGTTTTAGATTTTGCAGCATATCTTCGATAACGATGTTTTCCAATTCGATCGAGCGATCATGTTCCAAACGGGAAAGTGTAAGAAGATCGTTCACAATGCG
This window harbors:
- a CDS encoding sigma-70 family RNA polymerase sigma factor, with amino-acid sequence MNKEKIVVEYLPLVRSIAAKYNKYGVPHEDLEQEGMIGLLTAADKFEDDKGTKFSTYASYWIKKYIIAALEKETKTSLHSGELNEEITQDKKAVETPKTTRIDLPQDMPQEEKQVLTLLYENELTLKEISTEMNISRERVRQLKEKGLRRIRAMKK